From Brassica rapa cultivar Chiifu-401-42 chromosome A06, CAAS_Brap_v3.01, whole genome shotgun sequence:
AAAAGGTTTGCTCTTAATTAAGTTCAAACCATCTTCTTAGTGAGGATATGCGGTTCCGAACCAGCTTACCAATCCTGCGTGTGAGTTCATCCGCTGAGACCCAGCGTGGTCAATTTATGGTCAATTTATCCACCGTGGTCTTGTTCTCCTTTTTTATCTCCtatcattttttgtttctttttttaagttacagacttattattattttaaaatagggaagagtttatatttatacattcTAAGTTTAGACTTAAGAGAACTATTCTTTAGCTTCCTTTCTACTTTAAGAACTTTTGAAATTTGGAGAGTTTCAAAAGCTAAACATATAACACAAGTTTCTTGCTCTAAATTTTGGCAACTTCTTTTATTTGATCATCTGTTTTTAcattctttctttttcatttattatttgacAGTATGGTGATGGATagagaagaaaggagaagaagaatcatGGAAAGAGGATCGGATCGTCTAGCTCTAATCACAGGCCAGTTACATAATGTTGATCCTTCGTCGCCATCGTTTTCTTCCTCATCGTCAACTTCTCACCAACGTACGTACAGCGAATCTTTCATGCCACAAACTCAATCTGAGCATCGTCAGATTCAAGAAAGCCCATCTCTTAAGTATCAATTCAAAGGTATACAAACTATAGTTATATTTGCTGATCCTGTTTTTTTCTCTATGATACCTCTTTTTGTGGGTTTCGTACGTTTACATGTTAGTAGtatgttacaaaattttattctttCACCAAGTGAAATTctaataatattgttttaatcctgTAATTTGTAAGCTCAAAACTATACATAAAATCCTAGTTTGCATTTTACATATTGCAAATTGTTAGGGTTCATAGAAACTTAAACACAATGAGCTATGAATGTGTTTTTTTATAGATTGTAATTTATATATCATCTTGTTTTAGATGGAAAAATCCTAACAAACTCGAATTGAATCCTACTATTGGGTTAATAATACCCAAATCATGTCAAATGAATTCTCTTAGAATGTAACATGTTTAAAGCTCATGTAACTCGAATAAATGGTTTCATGTCTTTTACATGTCAGACTCATTGTACATTTgtgtaaaaaatagaaatatttgatggaaaatattttatattttagtgctTAGAACTTAGAAGTATAAACATCATTAAATGATTGAACTGACTAAATAGCTGAACTGATTAATAGTTAGTGTCCCTAATTTATACTCATGATGAGTGCAGAGGAAGTAAAGCCAAGAGAAGAACCAAAACTCTCGACCACTCTTCACAGGCCAATTAAAAGAGAACCAACAAAAACAGAAGAAGCAAGATCCGTAGAGACTCAAAGTCAACAACCTAGGAGTTTCTTCAGCTCCAAGAAACTCAATGCTAGCATCATAAGCTCAGAAAGAAGTCGGAGTTTAAGCTCCCTCACAATAGCTGTATTTGTGATTTTACTCCCGCGATTGAACATCTTAAGATCAGGCACTATCTTAGCTTTGAGACCTCTTTGGTTACTTCTGCTTACAGATTGTGCTATAGTAATGTCTCATCTCACCAGGGAAACTTCTGGAGGAGGACTGAGTCATGAAACGGAAGAAGAAGTTAAGAGTAAAGATGGTAGTAATGGTGAAAATTGGTCTGATGCAGAGAAGCTTCTAGAAAGAGGAGTTGTTTTGTATCAAGCTCTACGTGGAATGTTCATAGATTGTAGTCTTTATATGGTGGTTGTTATTTGTGGAGCCTTTCTACTTTGAGTTCTTATTTtcagttttcttttgtttgttatttGATTAAGATTATTTATATTTCCTTCTCTTAGTTTATTGGTAGATTACTTCTAGTTTAATTCATTTGAGTACTTTCCAGAAATGATCTAATTACAAAGGTATACTGCATTCTTATTCGTTAATATTTCTTtccttattttttaataattctaCTAGAAAGTAAGAATTCCAAAagaataaaatagtgttttgttTCAAGTGTTCAAAGTAGgccaaaaacttttaaaatcatatccaaacaaagaaagaaaaagctAGCTGCTCTTTTTAACCTTGAGATAAGGCTTAAAACATCATTTCTAAACCACACAAAACTATAAAATCTTGATACTATATATGCCGAGATATAACTAAAACCAGCCtaaaaaattattgattttttctataaaattaatatttacacataatttatttaaatgcttaaataatattaattatgtcAATGATTGAAATTACGCTGTAAAGTTTTAAATatgaacaaataaataaaatagtaatatattAATGATTATTTCAAACCTCAGATTTTAGAAACTTAAGTGAAAGTGAatgtttttttccaaaaaaggAACTAAAGTGAATGTTTAGGGGGTGTCTTTAAAgagatttaatttttaatacaattttaaataattttatataaattagaaaatttaaTCTAATTTTTGTTAGACCATTCAAAATTTTCGTCTAAAACcatacaagataaaaaaaaaaatatttgcttTTAACTAAGAAATTCCATCCAACCATTCTAAAATcacttaaaaattaaaatccacaacttaaaatatttaataatagtgAATTTCATTGTAGTATATGAAATGTTAAATTCAATGACGATAAATTTTAAACaagtttttaaaatgttaaaattcaaGACCAGCCGTGTATAAACTAAAAGTTATTATATGCCccaaatacaaataatttagtaatttGATTCGCGATGAGTCAACTtgtaaaaaatatctaaaatacgTTTTTATCTAATGGGCCACATAGCAAAGCGGGGTGGGTCCGTACGGTGGTTTCTGCACATGGTCTTTTGCTTGACTCTTGcctttatcttttgtttaataaaGGCAGAGTTGCTGAGAATAAACGCAACTCCGAATAAGAAAGTCATCAAGAAGAAAAACTCAGAGTgctctctctcatctctctctccatTTGTCGTCACAGATTCAACTCGTGGGCCAACAAATGGGCTTTCTTTCTCTCTGTAGTCaatgatatatatttagattCTTCTTCTGGTCTTTGACTTGTGTAGGTGTGATTAAGACTCGGATTTGTACAAAAACGTGTCAAACAAAGCTTATCTAATCAAAGCCACAGAGAGAGATATAGAGAGTAGAGAAGCATTTGAGAAGGGTTTCAAAGCGGCGCATAttaaggagaagaagagagaagatcaGAATCTATCTATCATCATCATGTCAACTGAAAACATTCAACATTCTTCCCTCCCTTCTCAAAGGTATCACCTTTTCGCTTTCTTTCTCATCTCTGCTTCTTATATTCTCTGAATGCTCTTTGATCATTTGCTCTCTTTCGatcttcatttatttatttatttgaattctGAATTTTATATGCCGTGTAGTCAATTTTCCAGTAACACAATCGAATGTATTTTCATTACACTAGTGTCTTTTGGTCGGATGAACAATAGATTTGAGATCTGTTCAGTTGTGTTTTTGTCTGATTCGGATGTCTTCTGTCTCATGCCGAATCTTTTGATCTCTATTTGTTTCGATCTctttggtctttttttttttttgaaacactttggtctttatatgaattattttttaaaagtaaatattattatcgttaaccaaaaaaaaaagtaaatattattattattattgtgtgTTCTTTTAACacaattattgtattttttctaAGTTTCATTTATTACATTGAATCAGGCTTTTGGGCAAAGTGGCATTGATAACCGGCGGAGCCACAGGGATAGGCGAAAGCATCGCTCGTCTCTTCCACAAGCACGGTGCCAAAGTCTGCATCGTCGACGTTCAAGACGATCTCGGAGACAAAGTACTCAAAACTCTGTTAGCCAACTCGGAGGATGATGAGTCAGCTTGTTTCATCCACGGTGACGTCACACAAGAAGACGACATCAGCAACGCTGTTGACTTCGCCGTCAAACGTTTCGGGACCCTCGACATACTCATCAACAACGCAGGAGTAAGCGGAGCACCCTGTCCCGACATCCGCAACAACAGTTTAACCGAGTTCGAAACCGTCTTCAACGTCAACGTGAAAGGAGCTTTCCTGGGGATGAAACACGCGGCGCGTGTGATGATCCCCGCCAAGAAAGGCTCCATAGTGTCTTTATGCAGCGTCGGCGGCGTTGTCGGAGGCGTTGGTCCGCACGCTTACGTGGGCTCCAAGCACGCGGTTCTAGGTTTGACTAGGAGCGTTGCGGCGGAGCTAGGACAGCACGGGATACGCGTGAACTGCGTTTCGCCTTACGCGGTTGCGACTAACCTCGCGCTGGCTCATTTGCCTGAGGACGAGAGGAATGAAGGCGTGGTAGCTGGTTTTAGGAGTTTCGCGGCTGCGAACGCGAATCTGAAAGGTGTTGAGTTGACGGTTGATGACGTGGCGAACGCGGTTTTGTTTCTTGCGAGTGATGAGTCGCGGTACGTGAGTGGTGATAATCTGATGGTTGATGGTGGGTTTACTTGCACTAACCACTCCTTTAAAGTTTTTAGGTGATCGTTTATTTTTAATGTGCTGATGAATGTTGTGTTAGTGTCAGTGTGTGACGAATAATTTAGCTGTGGAGCTTATTGTTGTGATTTTGATTTTCTCTTTGTGATTGCATTTGTAGAGAGTTTTTACAAAATCATGGAAGAATGTTATTTGCTTTTAGAATAATTAATGCTCTTTActaaatttttgatttatttgaaCATTAAGTGAATTCAAACATACAATTAGACTTTTGGTTGACTTAAATATGTTAATACTCAATTTCTCATAAAAATGTTCATTTTTAATGGAGGACATTGGGAATGTCCCATAAACAATTTCTCATAAAATCTTCAAGACTATAATTATAGTTTTGAATATcttgataatttaaaatttaaatataactaatattttaaaacatatataatattttgaatattcatTCAGCTTCTATtccattttgattttgattcaaataacatattataCATCAAATTAAATCCCTTAATTTGGCTCAGCTCTTTTGGTTCCGATGATATGTCCTAACCTACATAGAAGTACTTATAGGATTACAAAGATTTTTCACTGTACAAAATTACAACTGCAGCACATACAAAGACTCTTATTACTCGAGAACAATTCATTAAAAAACAAGTCTATATATATTTCAGACGTAACAAACCTTATAAAACCCCAAaacacaatattttaaaaaaaacaatgataaCTATATGCTATAAGCTGTGTATATATGTGTGCTGAAAAATTCAGaccaaaggaaaaaaacaaagaaatcaCTCTGCTCTTACATCGGTCCTTACAGAAGTTTGTCCCTGGCTTGGTGGTTTCTGATGCCGTTCGCTTTGGCTTTGCCGCTGAGTCACATACGCAACAACCGCTCTATACATACCAGAACACGAATACGCAACCTCAGACATCGCCTGAAACAGCTCGGGAAGACGAGTTCTAAGACTAGCAATAGACTTCTCTCTAACTTGTTGGCTTTGTCTCTGGTaagcttcttcctcttcctccaaCCTCTTCTTAATCTGCTCCACATTGAACTGCCTCACGACAACTTCATCCTTATGCTCGTTATCCCCTTCAGACCCCTCCGCGTTCATATCCTCAGGCCCTCTCTTCTGCATGTACTTATGGTACCAATCCTCAAACTGCCTGATCTTCCTCCCCAGCTCCTTCCTCGTCTCTTCACACCTATCCCTCAGCTTCATCTCCTCCTCTTGCTGCTGCATGATCGTGCTCACAACCGCCGCGAAGTTGATGATCGCCGTCCTCGCCATCTCGTCGGGGATCTTATCTAAACGGTCGTACCAAACGTGTAATAGCTTCTGTATCGCGGGGTTTGGGACACGTGGCGGAGATGATACTTTCTCCTTGAGCGTGCTCTCTATAGGGATGAGGTTCAGCTTCAGCCACCCGCCGAGTGATTTTATATACATCTTTTGATTATCTATCATCCTGCAAAACTGCGTGTGCCACTCTTGGACCACGGCCAGGAGCTGGATGGTTCGCTCGTGGTGGTGATCGTTTGTTTCTTTAACCGCTTGCGATATGTCTAGCGATCTCAAAACTTTGGAGATCTCGGCTTGTCTCTGGTGGTGCATTTGCATCATCTCCCACATCTTACCCATTCtgtaacaattaaaaaaaaattcagaatcGTATCGTTTAAAAGATCACAAGAACATAAAAGGAATATGATTATAACTTACGCCTCGACGAGGTGGAGGAGCTTGACGTAGAGCTGTTCGTCACGGAGACGGTTGATCTCTGAGACTGTGGAGTCCATGGACTGCATGTCGACTATGTATCGTGTGTGCAGCTGGCTAACTGCTGCTTTGGCTCTCTCTAGTGAATCTGAGTGGCCACCTCGCTTCTTTACCCGGTTTAAGTGAGCGACCTTTCTTTGGTACTCGATCTTCATGAGCTCACCAGACTAAAAATACAACAAAAGTTTATTCCTAAGTCAGACTTCCAATGTACACAACAGGGCTGGGATTTGAACCGATTTGTTTGGTTCAGTTCGGTAGATTAAACAAAATCCGGTTATAGGTTCGGTTTCGGCGATCGAACTAACCGGTTTTCcatgttttaaaaattctaactAAACCATACAATCCCGAATTAACCTAATTTAACATCAAAACTTTAACCAAAACTAAACCGAAACCGACAACTTCGGTTAGTTTTGGTAGAATTTTCATTAACCGAACCGAAACTATTTTCTGTTTGGTCAATTCGGCATGATATTGTGCtaaccgaactaaccgaaaACCAAATAACCAGAACCAAACTAACCGAACCAGCAGGCCTTAACACATGCATcatctttgctaagctaagagACTACTAAAGAGGGACTAAACATAGCTGCAAGAATCTTTCCTCAAGAGACAAACACAAGCAATAAAAGGAGAGATGTTTGATATGTTTTTACCTTAACTTCGTCGTAGAGCTTCTTCTCCCATGCTAGCAACTTGTCAAGAACAGTAGCATGAGTTTCATTCTCTTCAGAATCAAAATCATCTTTCCCAACATCAGCATTTGGTAATCCTCTAAACGATCTGTTCCATGTAATAACACGCATCACTCTAGCTGAGTGATCAATGTGacctacaaaaacaaaaacacatcaTCTTTAGCTAATGATAGAATCTTACTGGAGGATAGAGATCACTAACTATACCTCTGTTATCAGCAAAGTTAGAGTGGTAATGGAGCCTGGTGGCTTCAAGCATCTTGGAAACCTCATGAGCACTTTCAGAAGCTTTCAAGAAATTATCATCAAGCTCATTGAATACATTCCCCAAGTTCGTCGCCGTCGCCGGAAACCTCCCTCCTCCTCTCCTCTCTCCGCCGATTGGTTTCTTCATCCCTCTAAAGTTAGCAACTTTTTCAAGCTCAACACTCGGTTCCTCCACTCTCTTCGGCCTTTCCTCAACCACCACGGGAGGTTTCCGTTCAACCACCGgctcatcctcctcctcctcctcctcatcctctaattcatcatcttcatccgtGGACGGTGAAGCTGGCTGAGGAGGAGCAGGTTTGGCctgcggaggaggaggagtgtCTTCTAAGGTGGTTCCAGGTATGTTCTCACTAGCGAAGAAGTAATCATACACCAAGTGCTCTTGCTGCTGATGCTGACGTGGCGGTGGAACCTGCCTTTGATTCGCCGCCATGGATTGAggcagaggaggaggaggagcttcTTGGTTATGGTGGTGGTGGCGATCGTCATCAATCATCGGCCTACCTCTACTGCTGCCACCGCGGCTCTTCGACTTCCTAACCAACCGGTCGTGATTCTCCACCTCGGAGTCATCGTCGCCGTCGTCGTCCTCCTCAATTATAGTCCCGCTGAGTCCACTCCCCGGCGGACCACCGGATCTACCGTTCATCTCCGGCATGGTGGCGGCCCTCTGGAGAGGgagcggcggcggcggaggcgGCGGTGGGAGGGTATCCGGCATCGGCTGAGAGATAtcggcggcggaggaggaggaagcgGCGGAGTTAGAAATCACGGCGGCGGAGGAAGGCGGAGGAGGAGATACGGCGGCGGGGAGGGAGGAGGAAgctgcggcggcggcggcggaggaggaagAGTGGTGATTGGAGACGAGAAACTCGCCGTGAGCGTAGTCGGAGAGAGCGGCGCCGGTGTTCTTGAGAGCCATGGCGTAAGCGGAGTGCGCGGCGGCGAAGGC
This genomic window contains:
- the LOC103871215 gene encoding xanthoxin dehydrogenase, producing MSQLAELLRINATPNKKVIKKKNSECSLSSLSPFVVTDSTHSDLYKNVSNKAYLIKATERDIESREAFEKGFKAAHIKEKKREDQNLSIIIMSTENIQHSSLPSQRLLGKVALITGGATGIGESIARLFHKHGAKVCIVDVQDDLGDKVLKTLLANSEDDESACFIHGDVTQEDDISNAVDFAVKRFGTLDILINNAGVSGAPCPDIRNNSLTEFETVFNVNVKGAFLGMKHAARVMIPAKKGSIVSLCSVGGVVGGVGPHAYVGSKHAVLGLTRSVAAELGQHGIRVNCVSPYAVATNLALAHLPEDERNEGVVAGFRSFAAANANLKGVELTVDDVANAVLFLASDESRYVSGDNLMVDGGFTCTNHSFKVFR
- the LOC103871216 gene encoding protein ALTERED PHOSPHATE STARVATION RESPONSE 1, with the translated sequence MGCAQSKIENEEAVTRCKERKQFMKDAVVARNAFAAAHSAYAMALKNTGAALSDYAHGEFLVSNHHSSSSAAAAAASSSLPAAVSPPPPSSAAVISNSAASSSSAADISQPMPDTLPPPPPPPPLPLQRAATMPEMNGRSGGPPGSGLSGTIIEEDDDGDDDSEVENHDRLVRKSKSRGGSSRGRPMIDDDRHHHHNQEAPPPPLPQSMAANQRQVPPPRQHQQQEHLVYDYFFASENIPGTTLEDTPPPPQAKPAPPQPASPSTDEDDELEDEEEEEEDEPVVERKPPVVVEERPKRVEEPSVELEKVANFRGMKKPIGGERRGGGRFPATATNLGNVFNELDDNFLKASESAHEVSKMLEATRLHYHSNFADNRGHIDHSARVMRVITWNRSFRGLPNADVGKDDFDSEENETHATVLDKLLAWEKKLYDEVKSGELMKIEYQRKVAHLNRVKKRGGHSDSLERAKAAVSQLHTRYIVDMQSMDSTVSEINRLRDEQLYVKLLHLVEAMGKMWEMMQMHHQRQAEISKVLRSLDISQAVKETNDHHHERTIQLLAVVQEWHTQFCRMIDNQKMYIKSLGGWLKLNLIPIESTLKEKVSSPPRVPNPAIQKLLHVWYDRLDKIPDEMARTAIINFAAVVSTIMQQQEEEMKLRDRCEETRKELGRKIRQFEDWYHKYMQKRGPEDMNAEGSEGDNEHKDEVVVRQFNVEQIKKRLEEEEEAYQRQSQQVREKSIASLRTRLPELFQAMSEVAYSCSGMYRAVVAYVTQRQSQSERHQKPPSQGQTSVRTDVRAE
- the LOC103871213 gene encoding uncharacterized protein LOC103871213, giving the protein MVMDREERRRRIMERGSDRLALITGQLHNVDPSSPSFSSSSSTSHQRTYSESFMPQTQSEHRQIQESPSLKYQFKEEVKPREEPKLSTTLHRPIKREPTKTEEARSVETQSQQPRSFFSSKKLNASIISSERSRSLSSLTIAVFVILLPRLNILRSGTILALRPLWLLLLTDCAIVMSHLTRETSGGGLSHETEEEVKSKDGSNGENWSDAEKLLERGVVLYQALRGMFIDCSLYMVVVICGAFLL